From bacterium, the proteins below share one genomic window:
- a CDS encoding band 7 protein, whose translation MAEIQRYPIVRHLRAEPSFQVLRFRRGKLVASGRGLAFWFRPLNTSVAEIPMDDRELPFLFHGRAKDFQDTTVQGVVTFRVVDAELAAARVDFAIDLGTGATLKQPLDKLAGLLTELAQQFALEYLAQTDLRHALEEGVAEVRERIWQGLREDAALEAMGLEVVAVRVGAVKPVAEIEKALQIPVREAIQQKADQATFRRRAEAVEQERAVQENELQSQIELTRREANLIDQRGENEKKRVTDEAEAARIGAEAEAERTGIAAKCWRSRETVEI comes from the coding sequence ATGGCAGAGATCCAGAGGTATCCGATTGTCAGACACCTACGGGCAGAGCCGAGCTTCCAGGTTCTGCGTTTCCGGCGAGGAAAGCTCGTTGCGAGCGGGCGGGGGCTGGCGTTCTGGTTCCGGCCGCTCAACACGAGCGTTGCCGAAATCCCGATGGATGACCGGGAGCTTCCCTTCCTCTTCCATGGACGCGCGAAGGACTTCCAGGACACGACAGTTCAGGGAGTCGTCACCTTCCGCGTGGTAGACGCCGAGCTGGCCGCCGCACGGGTGGACTTCGCCATCGATCTCGGAACGGGAGCAACTCTGAAGCAACCCTTGGACAAGTTGGCAGGTCTCCTAACGGAACTCGCTCAGCAGTTCGCCCTGGAATACCTCGCGCAAACGGACCTGCGTCACGCATTGGAAGAGGGAGTTGCGGAGGTTCGCGAGCGAATCTGGCAGGGGCTTCGGGAAGACGCTGCCTTGGAGGCAATGGGGCTGGAAGTCGTTGCAGTACGAGTCGGTGCCGTGAAGCCTGTCGCGGAAATAGAGAAGGCTCTCCAGATTCCGGTTCGGGAGGCCATCCAGCAGAAAGCCGATCAAGCGACCTTCCGGCGGCGGGCTGAGGCAGTCGAGCAGGAGAGGGCGGTCCAGGAGAACGAACTTCAGAGCCAGATCGAGCTGACTCGGCGGGAGGCCAACCTGATCGACCAGCGTGGAGAGAATGAGAAGAAGCGAGTGACAGACGAGGCAGAGGCCGCGCGAATCGGTGCGGAGGCTGAGGCGGAGCGCACGGGTATCGCGGCCAAGTGTTGGCGATCACGAGAAACCGTAGAAATCTGA